In a genomic window of Gigantopelta aegis isolate Gae_Host chromosome 9, Gae_host_genome, whole genome shotgun sequence:
- the LOC121381023 gene encoding vesicular glutamate transporter 2-like isoform X2 has protein sequence MITVNAMRTNVGFTVITILDETSHLKVGTAEASANLPRVRWNTRMIGFLHSIFYIGYLITHIPGGYLATKLPSYRLYGGSILLSSALNLLLPTAIKDVSYTFTCIVRFLQGLSEGLLYPACYGILRHWSTPQERGRTGSTVLTGAYFGAVLGFPAAGLITHFIGWQYIFYLNGGIGIVWVLLWLCFASEKPSHHKLISDNELGHLQKSQGDGVLDYEGGYLPWRKILISPPVIVLCVCHFARNWVFILMLTNEPFYLSLFGFSIAENGIYSSIPHIAKVIAAIVSGCIADWLLLSKTLDTTNVRKLLTGLAFGVEATGFFALSFLDSKLPVLIVLTIAVGASGFAVSGWQINHYDLSTRHASFLVGLSSTVGNIASVAAPLVAGHLTQNQDKEGWRAVFYFTAGVALLAFILFLSFGSGEQQEWSCPPEHINLIQKTDPLARRLYKSHSVQSPSRDDDLLPACETSAPKKPARAYSLQSMPISGIIDLDDDKKGDVIDSTDVDKDPKDSDFVASAGDGGGDDALRTQDNGDDGHRTHETDVSPVSDNESSSLNKKVV, from the exons CTTCCACGTGTAAGATGGAATACCCGTATGATTGGATTCCTTCACAGTATTTTCTACATTGGATACCTCATTACCCATATACCCGGTGGTTACCTAGCAACTAAACTTCCAAGTTATAG ATTATATGGTGGAAGTATCTTGCTGTCTAGCGCGCTGAATCTTCTCCTTCCTACGGCCATCAAAGACGTGAGCTACACCTTCACATGTATTGTCAGATTTCTTCAGGGTCTCAGCGAG GGTTTACTGTACCCTGCGTGTTATGGTATTTTACGTCACTGGTCGACACCACAGGAACGAGGCCGGACAGGCTCCACAGTTCTCACAG GTGCCTATTTCGGGGCTGTTCTGGGATTTCCGGCAGCAGGTTTAATCACGCATTTCATTGGCTGGCAGTACATCTTCTACTTGAATG GCGGTATAGGAATCGTGTGGGTGTTGCTGTGGTTGTGTTTTGCCAGTGAGAAGCCGTCGCATCACAAACTGATCAGCGATAACGAACTGGGCCACCTGCAGAAGTCACAGGGCGACGGAGTACTCGACTATGag GGCGGCTACCTTCCCTGGCGAAAGATCCTGATATCACCTCCAGTGATCGTCCTCTGTGTGTGTCACTTTGCCAGAAACTGGGTCTTCATCCTCATGTTGACCAACGAACCGTTCTACCTCAGTTTATTTGGATTTAGCATTGCAGAA AATGGGATCTACTCGTCTATACCACACATAGCTAAAGTGATAGCGGCTATCGTAAGTGGTTGTATCGCGGACTGGCTGCTTCTCAGCAAAACACTGGACACAACCAACGTCAGGAAGCTTCTCACGGGACTCG CATTTGGTGTTGAAGCGACTGGTTTCTTTGCGCTGAGTTTCCTCGACAGCAAGCTCCCAGTCCTGATTGTGTTAACgatagctgtgggtgccagtggaTTCGCCGTGTCCG GTTGGCAGATCAACCATTACGATTTGTCCACCAGACACGCCAGTTTTCTCGTTGGTCTGTCGTCAACAGTGGGGAATATCGCCTCCGTCGCTGCACCGCTGGTCGCTGGACATCTCACTCAGAATCAG GATAAAGAAGGATGGCGTGCTGTTTTCTATTTCACAGCCGGAGTCGCTCTACTTGCTTTCATCCTGTTTCTATCTTTTGGTTCTG GCGAACAACAGGAGTGGTCCTGTCCTCCAGAGCACATTAATCTCATCCAGAAGACCGACCCTCTCGCTCGCAGACTATACAAATCACACAGCGTCCAGTCACCATCCAGAGATGATGACCTGCTCCCAGCGTGCGAGACGTCAGCTCCCAAGAAACCAGCCAGAGCCTACAGTCTGCAGTCAATGCCCATCTCAGGGATTATCGACTTGGATGACGACAAGAAAGGGGATGTTATAGACTCTACTGATGTCGACAAGGATCCGAAAGATTCGGATTTTGTGGCCAGtgctggtgatggtggtggtgatgatgctTTAAGGACTCAAGACAATGGTGATGACGGACATAGGACACATGAAACTGATGTTTCTCCAGTTAGTGATAATGAATCATCTAGTCTAAATAAAAAGGTGGTATAA